The following coding sequences are from one Nilaparvata lugens isolate BPH chromosome 4, ASM1435652v1, whole genome shotgun sequence window:
- the LOC111044373 gene encoding integrin beta-PS isoform X1: MSISRKMIPSNLRIIILGVSAFFVTGIFADECNRYETCHQCIRQPLCSWCSQKDFANNKRCFSSLSSGGVSCDDVTNPAVTETRKEGHLGASHDGRPLSDFKEGEVPRLIQITPLEVDLTLRPNVERTIDVTFKLSKDYPLDLYFLTDSSYSMKTTIDKVAKEGEKISKRMGQITKNFRLGCGIYIDKPVRPFHYYYEGCEQQEGVCTTLKKDEKTGHAEFVDILEFQNLMSLRANSSQFRDIMTDVGRTKLAGNQDDPESGLTALMQVMMCKENIGWRDNSNRLIIYSSDSEYHQAGDGKLGGIVRPNDGQCHLDNQGYYTHASILDYPSVSHINYIAKKHNMKIIFAITNSSNYYFYETLSKAIKDSSFVELQVESDSIVDLIETEYKKIISHVDLNDTSSDLIDVKYQASCSEGAQFVDLQRCENLKIGNEVKFKVTFKLKECPANESVRRETFEIKPSNMNESVIVNVQMICECPCETQDVVENADTCNGNGAYQCGVCKCNEDYSGWNCECHDFRQQGNNKTSTCVPTPDQSPTQTALECSGVGVCECGKCSCYEPHISGPFCECDNRACRKKDNKLCNGHGTCECGTCKCDTGWTHESAEYPVCDCNERKDSCLSMNGTVAGQQPLECSGHGTCVCNRCSCRGGFTGQQCQDPPLNLVSCRQLEPCVECLAYNTGPKLDLNKATNCSDDCSSIFELSLTNRSEINRNGGERGMQCNSKDLNGCAYQFVYYYDTMKLRVRSQREKPKCEKIDIMMIILTTTGIGVFVGVLALIAWKLATMTFDRLEYMKFMKEQGKASWDQAGNPLYKAPTTTIQNPMFQTDSLNSN, translated from the exons ATGTCCATATCAAGGAAAATGATCCCATCTAATCTAAG GATAATAATATTGGGCGTGTCAGCATTTTTTGTGACAGGCATTTTTGCAGACGAATGTAATCGTTATGAAACATGCCATCAATGCATTCGCCAACCTCTATGTAGTTGGTGTTCCCAGAAG GACTTTGCGAACAACAAACGATGTTTTAGCAGTTTGTCGAGTGGTGGTGTGTCGTGTGACGATGTGACGAATCCGGCTGTGACGGAGACCCGCAAAGAAGGCCACCTAGGCGCCAGCCATGATGGACGCCCCCTGTCAGACTTCAAAGAGGGTGAAGTGCCAAGGCTCATTCAGATCACACCGCTTGAAGTTGATCTCACCTTAAGACCTA ATGTGGAGCGTACCATAGATGTGACATTCAAACTCTCCAAAGACTACCCACTCGATCTTTACTTTTTAACCGACAGCAgttatagtatgaaaactaccATAGATAAG GTGGCCaaagaaggagagaaaataTCGAAACGGATGGGGCAAATTACGAAAAACTTCCGTCTTGGTTGTGGCATATACATTGACAAGCCAGTGCGGCCGTTCCACTATTACTACGAGGGCTGCGAGCAACAAGAAGGCGTCTGCACTACTTTGAAAAAGGACGAAAAAACTGGCCACGCAGAATTTGTGGACATCCTcgaatttcagaatttgatgtCGTTGAGAGCGAACAGCTCTCAGTTCCGT GACATAATGACAGATGTTGGCAGAACGAAGCTGGCTGGTAATCAAGATGACCCCGAGAGCGGTCTGACGGCTCTCATGCAG GTGATGATGTGCAAGGAGAATATAGGCTGGCGAGACAACTCCAACCGACTCATCATTTACTCTTCGGACTCTGAATACCATCAGGCGGGAGATGGTAAGCTAGGCGGTATTGTCAGACCCAACGATGGCCAATGCCATCTAGATAACCAGGGTTACTACACACATGCCTCCATCTTGGACTATCCTTCTGTTTCGCAT ATAAATTACATTGCCAAGAAGcacaatatgaaaataatattcgcCATTACAAATTCGTCCAACTACTATTTCTACGAGACTCTCAGCAAGGCGATCAAGGACTCGAGTTTCGTCGAATTGCAGGTTGAATCAGACAGTATTGTCGACCTCATTGAAACTGAGTACAAGAAGATTATCTCGCATGTCGATCTGAACGACACGTCATCGGATCTTATCGATGTGAAATACCAGGCTAGCTGCTCTGAGGGCGCTCAGTTCGTGGATTTACAGCGGTGTGAAAATCTCAAG ATTGGCAATGAGGTGAAATTCAAGGTGACGTTCAAGTTGAAAGAGTGTCCGGCAAACGAGTCAGTGCGAAGGGAAACCTTTGAGATCAAACCGAGCAACATGAACGAATCAGTCATTGTCAATGTTCAGATGATCTGCGAATGTCCCTGCGAGACACAG GACGTGGTGGAGAACGCAGATACGTGCAACGGGAACGGCGCGTATCAGTGTGGAGTGTGCAAATGCAACGAGGACTATTCAGGCTGGAACTGCGAGTGCCATGACTTCCGACAGCAGGGCAACAACAAGACGTCGACTTGTGTGCCGACGCCCGACCAATCGCCGACGCAGACGGCTCTCGAATGCAGCGGTGTTGGCGTCTGCGAGTGTGGCAAGTGTAGCTGCTACGAACCG CACATTTCAGGCCCGTTCTGCGAATGCGACAACCGAGCCTGTCGCAAGAAGGACAACAAGCTCTGCAACGGACACGGCACGTGCGAATGTGGCACGTGCAAGTGTGACACGGGCTGGACACACGAGTCGGCCGAATACCCCGTCTGCGACTGCAACGAGCGCAAGGACTCTTGTCTCAGTATGAATGGCACCGTGGCAGGCCAACAGCCACTGGAGTGCAGTGGCCATGGCACCTGCGTCTGTAACCGCTGCAGTTGTAGAGGTGGATTCACTGGCCAACAATGTCAG GATCCTCCCCTGAACCTGGTATCCTGTAGACAGCTGGAACCGTGCGTTGAATGCCTGGCCTACAATACGGGACCAAAACTCGATTTGAATAAAGCGACGAATTGCAGCGACGACTGTTCGTCTATATTCGAATTGTCGTTAACAAACAGGAGCGAAATCAACAGGAACGGTGGAGAAAGAg gTATGCAGTGCAATTCGAAAGACTTGAACGGATGTGCCTATCAGTTTGTATACTATTATGATACGATGAAACTCAGAGTCAGGTCTCAAAGGGAGAAGCCGAAATGCGAGAAAATCGACATTATGA TGATCATACTGACCACAACTGGGATCGGAGTTTTTGTCGGTGTGTTGGCACTGATAGCTTGGAAGCTGGCCACGATGACATTCGATCGACTCGAGTACATGAAGTTCATGAAGGAACAGGGAAAAGCTAGTTGGGACCAG gcTGGAAATCCACTATACAAAGCTCCCACGACAACTATACAGAATCCAATGTTCCAAACAGACTCTCTTAATAGTAACTAA
- the LOC111044373 gene encoding integrin beta-PS isoform X2, producing MKTTIDKVAKEGEKISKRMGQITKNFRLGCGIYIDKPVRPFHYYYEGCEQQEGVCTTLKKDEKTGHAEFVDILEFQNLMSLRANSSQFRDIMTDVGRTKLAGNQDDPESGLTALMQVMMCKENIGWRDNSNRLIIYSSDSEYHQAGDGKLGGIVRPNDGQCHLDNQGYYTHASILDYPSVSHINYIAKKHNMKIIFAITNSSNYYFYETLSKAIKDSSFVELQVESDSIVDLIETEYKKIISHVDLNDTSSDLIDVKYQASCSEGAQFVDLQRCENLKIGNEVKFKVTFKLKECPANESVRRETFEIKPSNMNESVIVNVQMICECPCETQDVVENADTCNGNGAYQCGVCKCNEDYSGWNCECHDFRQQGNNKTSTCVPTPDQSPTQTALECSGVGVCECGKCSCYEPHISGPFCECDNRACRKKDNKLCNGHGTCECGTCKCDTGWTHESAEYPVCDCNERKDSCLSMNGTVAGQQPLECSGHGTCVCNRCSCRGGFTGQQCQDPPLNLVSCRQLEPCVECLAYNTGPKLDLNKATNCSDDCSSIFELSLTNRSEINRNGGERGMQCNSKDLNGCAYQFVYYYDTMKLRVRSQREKPKCEKIDIMMIILTTTGIGVFVGVLALIAWKLATMTFDRLEYMKFMKEQGKASWDQAGNPLYKAPTTTIQNPMFQTDSLNSN from the exons atgaaaactaccATAGATAAG GTGGCCaaagaaggagagaaaataTCGAAACGGATGGGGCAAATTACGAAAAACTTCCGTCTTGGTTGTGGCATATACATTGACAAGCCAGTGCGGCCGTTCCACTATTACTACGAGGGCTGCGAGCAACAAGAAGGCGTCTGCACTACTTTGAAAAAGGACGAAAAAACTGGCCACGCAGAATTTGTGGACATCCTcgaatttcagaatttgatgtCGTTGAGAGCGAACAGCTCTCAGTTCCGT GACATAATGACAGATGTTGGCAGAACGAAGCTGGCTGGTAATCAAGATGACCCCGAGAGCGGTCTGACGGCTCTCATGCAG GTGATGATGTGCAAGGAGAATATAGGCTGGCGAGACAACTCCAACCGACTCATCATTTACTCTTCGGACTCTGAATACCATCAGGCGGGAGATGGTAAGCTAGGCGGTATTGTCAGACCCAACGATGGCCAATGCCATCTAGATAACCAGGGTTACTACACACATGCCTCCATCTTGGACTATCCTTCTGTTTCGCAT ATAAATTACATTGCCAAGAAGcacaatatgaaaataatattcgcCATTACAAATTCGTCCAACTACTATTTCTACGAGACTCTCAGCAAGGCGATCAAGGACTCGAGTTTCGTCGAATTGCAGGTTGAATCAGACAGTATTGTCGACCTCATTGAAACTGAGTACAAGAAGATTATCTCGCATGTCGATCTGAACGACACGTCATCGGATCTTATCGATGTGAAATACCAGGCTAGCTGCTCTGAGGGCGCTCAGTTCGTGGATTTACAGCGGTGTGAAAATCTCAAG ATTGGCAATGAGGTGAAATTCAAGGTGACGTTCAAGTTGAAAGAGTGTCCGGCAAACGAGTCAGTGCGAAGGGAAACCTTTGAGATCAAACCGAGCAACATGAACGAATCAGTCATTGTCAATGTTCAGATGATCTGCGAATGTCCCTGCGAGACACAG GACGTGGTGGAGAACGCAGATACGTGCAACGGGAACGGCGCGTATCAGTGTGGAGTGTGCAAATGCAACGAGGACTATTCAGGCTGGAACTGCGAGTGCCATGACTTCCGACAGCAGGGCAACAACAAGACGTCGACTTGTGTGCCGACGCCCGACCAATCGCCGACGCAGACGGCTCTCGAATGCAGCGGTGTTGGCGTCTGCGAGTGTGGCAAGTGTAGCTGCTACGAACCG CACATTTCAGGCCCGTTCTGCGAATGCGACAACCGAGCCTGTCGCAAGAAGGACAACAAGCTCTGCAACGGACACGGCACGTGCGAATGTGGCACGTGCAAGTGTGACACGGGCTGGACACACGAGTCGGCCGAATACCCCGTCTGCGACTGCAACGAGCGCAAGGACTCTTGTCTCAGTATGAATGGCACCGTGGCAGGCCAACAGCCACTGGAGTGCAGTGGCCATGGCACCTGCGTCTGTAACCGCTGCAGTTGTAGAGGTGGATTCACTGGCCAACAATGTCAG GATCCTCCCCTGAACCTGGTATCCTGTAGACAGCTGGAACCGTGCGTTGAATGCCTGGCCTACAATACGGGACCAAAACTCGATTTGAATAAAGCGACGAATTGCAGCGACGACTGTTCGTCTATATTCGAATTGTCGTTAACAAACAGGAGCGAAATCAACAGGAACGGTGGAGAAAGAg gTATGCAGTGCAATTCGAAAGACTTGAACGGATGTGCCTATCAGTTTGTATACTATTATGATACGATGAAACTCAGAGTCAGGTCTCAAAGGGAGAAGCCGAAATGCGAGAAAATCGACATTATGA TGATCATACTGACCACAACTGGGATCGGAGTTTTTGTCGGTGTGTTGGCACTGATAGCTTGGAAGCTGGCCACGATGACATTCGATCGACTCGAGTACATGAAGTTCATGAAGGAACAGGGAAAAGCTAGTTGGGACCAG gcTGGAAATCCACTATACAAAGCTCCCACGACAACTATACAGAATCCAATGTTCCAAACAGACTCTCTTAATAGTAACTAA